In Flavobacterium sp. N1736, the following are encoded in one genomic region:
- a CDS encoding glycoside hydrolase family 18 protein yields MKQINLIALLLLCALTTNLFAQKNKKMDIIAYYTGDDKLINEYEVNKLDQIIFSFCHLKDGKLSVDSPKDSTTIKHLVSLKAKNPQLKIVLSLGGWGGCEPCSAAFSTAEGRLKFAKSVKEVSTYFKVDGLDLDWEYPAIEGLPGHLFQPADKPNFTELIKILRSTLGKKYELSFAAGGFQKYLDESIDWKTVAPLVNRINIMSYDLVNGYSKVTGHHTPLYSTNPNEESTDRAVTYLLKQGVPAEKLIIGGAFYSRTWQNVENINNGLYQAGEHIPGADFKNFATTYTEANGWKYFYDEKAQAPYWYNAGTKTFATSDDLKSIKAKTEYVKAKKLGGIMFWELTLDSPKNGMVNAIYEVKTAK; encoded by the coding sequence ATGAAACAAATTAACCTAATTGCCCTTTTATTATTATGTGCACTTACTACAAACCTTTTTGCACAAAAAAATAAAAAAATGGACATTATCGCTTATTACACAGGCGATGACAAACTAATTAATGAATACGAAGTAAACAAACTAGACCAGATTATTTTTAGTTTCTGTCATTTAAAAGACGGAAAACTAAGTGTTGATTCTCCCAAAGATTCTACTACAATTAAACATTTGGTTTCACTAAAAGCTAAGAATCCACAACTTAAAATTGTTTTATCGCTTGGTGGCTGGGGAGGTTGTGAGCCTTGTTCAGCAGCATTTTCTACTGCCGAAGGAAGATTGAAATTTGCTAAATCAGTAAAAGAAGTGAGTACTTATTTTAAAGTTGACGGTTTAGATTTAGACTGGGAATATCCTGCAATTGAAGGACTTCCCGGGCATTTATTTCAGCCGGCAGACAAACCTAATTTTACTGAACTAATCAAAATTCTACGTTCTACTCTTGGAAAAAAATACGAATTGAGTTTTGCTGCCGGAGGTTTTCAAAAATATTTAGATGAATCTATCGACTGGAAAACGGTTGCGCCATTAGTAAATCGTATTAACATTATGAGTTATGATTTAGTAAACGGATATTCTAAAGTTACCGGACATCATACGCCTTTATACAGCACGAATCCTAATGAAGAATCTACAGACAGAGCGGTTACTTATTTATTAAAACAAGGAGTTCCGGCTGAAAAATTAATCATTGGAGGCGCATTTTATTCAAGAACATGGCAAAATGTAGAGAATATAAATAATGGATTATATCAGGCAGGTGAACATATTCCGGGTGCAGATTTTAAAAATTTTGCTACGACTTATACAGAAGCAAACGGCTGGAAATATTTTTATGATGAAAAAGCACAAGCACCATATTGGTACAACGCTGGCACAAAAACATTTGCAACATCTGATGATTTAAAATCGATAAAAGCTAAAACCGAATATGTAAAAGCTAAAAAATTAGGTGGAATTATGTTCTGGGAACTTACTTTGGACAGTCCTAAAAACGGAATGGTAAACGCTATTTATGAAGTTAAAACAGCTAAATAA
- a CDS encoding four helix bundle protein: MRHNYKNLKIWKIGIAIANEISDVLIEFPKHERYDLSSQISRCSVSMPSNIAEGSSRTDKSFSHFLDISLGSSFELITQLLIAKHRKYINEIQFNQLEIKIEEFQRMTMGFQNGLK; encoded by the coding sequence ATGAGACATAATTATAAGAATTTGAAAATTTGGAAGATCGGAATTGCAATTGCTAATGAAATTTCAGATGTATTAATAGAATTTCCAAAACACGAACGATACGATTTGAGTTCTCAAATAAGCAGATGTTCTGTTTCGATGCCTAGTAATATTGCCGAAGGATCTTCAAGAACCGATAAATCTTTTAGTCACTTTTTAGACATTTCTCTTGGTTCTTCATTTGAATTAATTACGCAATTATTAATTGCTAAGCACAGAAAATATATAAACGAAATACAATTTAATCAATTAGAAATTAAAATAGAAGAATTTCAAAGAATGACAATGGGTTTTCAAAACGGACTTAAATAA
- a CDS encoding SIR2 family protein yields MTKILTIPPKLEAAIQKNNLVIFVGAGCSMPLGLPSWKKLVEEILQDLDDKYGEASDTNFKNILKGVKTDNKSLFDALNKIENDSDNGTTFKLKSQEFINFRIEEISKKLPEQSNVHSLLWDISSKIITTNYDKILEQYIPKSISPTIFDNSNAFQSLKSQTNNAEFLYKIHGDYEDPKSIILFESDYREIYKTENYNTDTLANHFKEKTLLFIGFSLTDPFVNDLFIKIKNMYEGYSIKEHFIFTTKIEDFIKYDVTPIKIENWNDDLLNHLLELKKIKLGIETKKESLSIVEEKVEDKELTKDDINNILELITNKTNNLLNDPSNRELIKELKDLRIKLDKLIFGKIDYLQEVDKPFRDSDLQILFETIYSSEKLNYQTLEQIQKIRNNSEKYAWYDRSVIVSAICCSLIHFNKADEQKITLLIDFINDNEEKVWQKSITSLFISLNHLGNKWLRLNSIKTKITSLNQNLRVQDACSTIINVFNIGLNNISMVNEELFENPYFNESPFNYFFPYHQEKNSAFDLVYETYEGENIEEFISFLNEVPIPDQVKYLICSDASKKEDNHKEEEEEEKNQKLNQILNYNSFLSPYSIYVQEIISFYKFFPKYKHEEKLKSQLKLTETPLKDYLLNQKEKHSALGAHFMREENWSQAIVNYKEAIKLNNNDTVILLNLARCYHYAKDSDNEFLIRIKIQNSEPLNENNLQSLFDIFFSYKKDFHNALNIAEQLININNKKADYYHYRGISLKKLNKYKKAIEDLDLAIELDSENHFYYVSRADVYFSLNNDEKSLSDWNNALKFETKDDSIYFNRSLVYNRQEKYIDAIKDLDAAILINKDSSYFLSRASINLCLLLFDEALLDIERANALSLEKEYIYHFYGNYYRLTKEFDKAFEYINKAEQISKDNSFTGTKATIYASSGDLEKFYLYLEQAFMEDAKVNQLYPDIIEEFKDDPKFIALLQKYNQKVIKN; encoded by the coding sequence ATGACCAAGATTTTAACTATTCCACCAAAATTAGAAGCTGCAATACAGAAAAACAATCTAGTAATTTTTGTTGGTGCTGGATGTTCAATGCCTTTAGGATTACCATCTTGGAAAAAATTGGTTGAAGAAATACTTCAAGATTTGGATGATAAATATGGTGAAGCATCTGATACAAATTTTAAGAACATATTAAAAGGAGTTAAAACCGATAACAAATCTTTATTTGATGCATTAAATAAAATTGAAAATGATTCCGATAATGGAACTACTTTTAAACTAAAGTCTCAAGAGTTTATTAATTTTCGAATAGAAGAAATTTCAAAAAAATTACCTGAACAATCAAATGTACATAGTTTATTATGGGATATTTCAAGTAAAATAATTACTACTAATTATGATAAGATTTTAGAGCAATATATTCCAAAATCCATATCTCCAACAATCTTCGATAATTCAAATGCTTTTCAAAGTTTAAAAAGTCAGACTAACAATGCAGAGTTTCTATATAAAATTCACGGTGACTATGAAGACCCGAAATCCATAATTCTTTTTGAAAGTGATTATAGAGAAATTTACAAGACTGAAAATTATAATACAGATACATTAGCAAATCATTTCAAAGAAAAAACCTTATTATTTATAGGGTTCAGTTTGACAGATCCTTTTGTAAATGATTTATTCATAAAAATCAAAAACATGTATGAAGGCTATTCTATTAAAGAACATTTTATTTTCACAACAAAAATTGAAGACTTTATAAAATATGATGTTACACCAATAAAAATTGAAAATTGGAATGATGACTTATTAAATCATCTTTTAGAATTAAAAAAAATAAAACTAGGAATAGAAACAAAGAAGGAGTCTTTATCAATTGTTGAGGAAAAAGTTGAAGATAAAGAATTAACAAAAGATGATATAAATAATATTCTTGAACTTATTACCAATAAAACAAATAATTTACTAAATGATCCTAGCAATAGAGAGCTTATAAAAGAACTTAAAGATTTAAGAATTAAGCTTGATAAATTAATATTTGGAAAAATAGACTATCTCCAAGAAGTTGACAAACCATTTCGAGACAGTGATTTGCAAATCTTGTTTGAAACTATTTATTCTTCTGAAAAATTAAATTATCAAACTTTAGAACAAATCCAAAAAATACGAAATAATAGTGAGAAATATGCATGGTATGATAGAAGTGTTATCGTTAGTGCAATTTGTTGTAGCTTAATACATTTTAACAAAGCTGATGAGCAAAAAATCACCTTACTTATTGATTTCATAAATGATAATGAGGAAAAAGTATGGCAAAAATCAATAACTTCATTATTTATTTCATTAAATCATTTAGGAAATAAATGGTTAAGACTTAATTCGATCAAAACTAAGATTACATCCTTAAATCAAAACTTAAGAGTACAAGATGCTTGTTCAACAATTATAAATGTATTTAATATTGGATTAAATAATATTTCTATGGTTAATGAGGAGTTATTCGAAAATCCATACTTCAATGAAAGTCCATTTAATTACTTTTTTCCGTATCATCAAGAAAAGAACTCTGCTTTTGACTTAGTTTATGAAACTTATGAGGGAGAAAATATTGAAGAATTTATATCTTTTCTAAATGAAGTTCCAATTCCTGATCAAGTAAAATATTTAATATGTAGTGATGCAAGTAAAAAAGAAGATAATCACAAAGAGGAGGAAGAGGAGGAGAAAAACCAAAAGTTAAATCAAATATTAAATTATAATTCATTCTTGTCTCCCTATTCAATTTATGTTCAAGAGATAATTAGCTTTTATAAGTTTTTTCCAAAATATAAACACGAAGAAAAGCTCAAATCACAGCTTAAATTAACGGAAACACCTTTAAAAGATTACTTATTAAACCAAAAAGAAAAACATTCTGCTTTAGGAGCTCATTTCATGCGAGAAGAAAATTGGTCTCAAGCAATTGTGAATTATAAAGAAGCCATAAAATTAAACAATAATGATACTGTAATATTACTAAATTTAGCGCGTTGTTATCATTATGCTAAAGATAGTGATAATGAATTTTTGATTAGAATCAAAATACAGAATTCAGAACCTTTAAATGAGAATAACCTCCAAAGCTTATTTGATATATTTTTCAGCTATAAAAAAGACTTTCATAATGCTTTAAATATTGCTGAGCAATTAATAAACATTAACAATAAAAAAGCAGATTATTACCATTACAGAGGAATTTCATTAAAAAAACTAAACAAATATAAAAAAGCTATTGAAGATTTAGATTTAGCTATTGAACTAGATTCGGAGAATCATTTTTATTATGTTAGCAGAGCTGATGTATATTTTTCATTAAATAATGATGAGAAATCACTTTCTGATTGGAATAATGCATTGAAATTTGAAACCAAAGATGACTCAATATATTTTAATCGCTCACTAGTATACAATCGTCAAGAAAAATATATTGATGCGATAAAAGATTTAGATGCTGCAATTTTAATAAATAAAGATAGTTCTTATTTTTTAAGCAGAGCAAGCATTAATTTATGTTTATTATTGTTCGATGAAGCTTTATTGGATATTGAAAGAGCAAATGCTCTTAGCCTTGAAAAAGAATACATCTATCACTTTTACGGCAATTATTACCGTTTGACTAAGGAATTTGACAAGGCTTTTGAGTATATTAACAAGGCAGAGCAAATTAGTAAAGATAATAGTTTCACAGGAACCAAGGCTACTATTTATGCGTCTTCTGGAGATTTGGAAAAATTTTATTTATACTTAGAGCAAGCTTTTATGGAAGATGCGAAAGTAAATCAACTTTATCCTGATATAATAGAGGAATTTAAGGATGACCCCAAATTTATAGCTTTATTACAAAAATATAATCAAAAAGTTATTAAAAATTAG
- a CDS encoding MarR family winged helix-turn-helix transcriptional regulator, whose protein sequence is MKDKTIDYILRATWQAVSRMYNEEAAKYDATMATGFALLSIDKEEGTPSTALGPRMGMEATSLTRTLKSMEDKGLIVRKKNPSDGRGVLIYLTEFGKEKRDLSKNTVLKFNETVRKHVSDEKLKHFIEVSEIINELIQDKNIFNQTEKLENEKP, encoded by the coding sequence ATGAAAGACAAAACAATAGATTATATTTTGAGAGCTACATGGCAGGCTGTTTCACGAATGTATAACGAGGAAGCTGCAAAATACGACGCCACAATGGCAACCGGATTTGCACTTTTAAGTATAGATAAGGAAGAAGGAACTCCATCGACCGCTTTAGGCCCACGAATGGGAATGGAAGCCACGAGCTTAACCAGAACATTGAAATCAATGGAAGACAAAGGTTTGATTGTTCGAAAAAAAAATCCAAGTGACGGTCGCGGTGTTTTGATTTACCTGACAGAATTTGGAAAAGAAAAAAGAGATTTATCTAAAAATACTGTTCTGAAATTTAATGAAACGGTTAGAAAACATGTTTCTGACGAAAAATTAAAACACTTTATTGAGGTTTCGGAAATTATCAATGAATTGATTCAGGACAAGAATATATTTAATCAAACAGAAAAACTAGAAAATGAAAAACCTTAA
- a CDS encoding acyl-CoA dehydrogenase family protein: MADTIEKNVTRGGQFLVKETKCEDVFTPEDFSEEQLMMRDSVKEFVDKELWAHKDRFEKKDYAYTEASMRKAGELGLLGVAVPEEYGGLGMGFVSTMLVCDYISGATGSFSTAFGAHTGIGTMPITLYGSEEQKKKYVPKLASGEWFGAYCLTEPGAGSDANSGKTKAVLSEDGKYYSITGQKMWISNAGFCSVFIVFARIGDDKNITGFIVENDPSNGISMNEEEHKLGIRASSTRQVFFNDTKVPVENMLSERGNGFKIAMNALNVGRIKLAAACLDAQRRVTTNAVKYANERIQFNTAISSFGAIRSKLAEMATNAYAGESASYRAAKDIEDRIAAREAEGTTHQEAELKGVEEYAIECSILKVAVSEDVQACADEGIQIFGGMGFSEDTPMESAWRDARIARIYEGTNEINRMLSVGMLIKKAMKGHVDLLGPAMKVSEELMGIPSFDTPDFSELFAEEKGIIANLKKVFLMVAGSAVQKYGPDLDAHQQLLMAASDILIEIYMAESTILRTEKLAKNQGEAKVQEQIAMAKLYLYKAVDIVNSRGKEGIISFAEGDEQRMMLMGLKRFTKYTNNPNVVALREVITSKLVAENEYCF; this comes from the coding sequence ATGGCAGATACAATCGAAAAAAACGTAACCCGTGGTGGTCAGTTTTTAGTTAAAGAAACAAAATGCGAAGATGTCTTTACACCAGAAGATTTTTCGGAAGAGCAGTTAATGATGCGTGACTCTGTAAAAGAGTTCGTTGACAAAGAATTATGGGCACATAAAGATCGTTTCGAAAAGAAAGATTATGCGTATACAGAAGCATCTATGCGTAAAGCTGGTGAACTTGGACTTCTTGGAGTTGCAGTTCCTGAGGAATACGGTGGATTAGGAATGGGATTCGTATCTACAATGTTAGTTTGTGATTACATTTCTGGTGCTACAGGATCTTTCTCAACTGCTTTTGGTGCTCATACAGGAATTGGAACTATGCCAATTACACTTTACGGATCAGAAGAACAAAAGAAAAAATACGTTCCTAAATTAGCTTCCGGAGAATGGTTTGGAGCTTATTGCTTAACAGAGCCAGGCGCAGGATCTGATGCAAACTCAGGAAAAACAAAAGCTGTTTTATCTGAAGATGGAAAATACTACTCTATTACAGGACAAAAAATGTGGATTTCGAATGCAGGTTTCTGTAGCGTTTTCATCGTTTTTGCCCGTATTGGTGATGATAAAAATATTACAGGTTTCATCGTAGAAAACGATCCTTCAAACGGAATTTCTATGAATGAAGAAGAGCATAAATTAGGAATCCGTGCTTCGTCTACTCGTCAGGTTTTCTTCAACGATACTAAAGTTCCCGTTGAAAATATGTTGTCTGAAAGAGGAAACGGTTTCAAAATTGCAATGAACGCTTTGAACGTTGGTCGTATTAAATTGGCAGCAGCTTGTTTAGATGCTCAACGTAGAGTGACTACAAATGCAGTTAAATATGCTAACGAAAGAATCCAATTTAACACTGCAATTTCATCTTTTGGAGCAATTCGCTCTAAACTAGCTGAAATGGCAACTAATGCATACGCTGGAGAAAGTGCTTCTTATCGTGCTGCAAAAGACATCGAAGACAGAATCGCTGCTCGTGAGGCGGAAGGAACTACGCATCAGGAAGCTGAATTGAAAGGTGTTGAAGAATATGCTATCGAATGTTCTATTCTAAAAGTTGCAGTTTCTGAAGATGTGCAAGCTTGTGCTGACGAAGGAATTCAGATTTTTGGTGGAATGGGATTCTCAGAAGACACTCCAATGGAAAGTGCCTGGAGAGACGCTCGTATTGCTAGAATCTACGAAGGAACAAACGAAATTAACAGAATGCTTTCTGTTGGTATGTTGATCAAAAAGGCTATGAAAGGTCACGTTGATTTACTTGGACCAGCAATGAAAGTTTCAGAAGAATTAATGGGAATTCCATCTTTTGATACGCCTGATTTCTCTGAATTATTTGCAGAAGAAAAAGGAATTATCGCCAACCTGAAAAAAGTTTTCTTGATGGTTGCAGGAAGCGCAGTTCAAAAATACGGTCCGGATTTAGATGCTCACCAACAGTTATTAATGGCTGCTTCTGATATCTTAATCGAAATCTATATGGCTGAAAGTACTATTTTGAGAACTGAAAAATTAGCCAAAAATCAAGGTGAAGCTAAAGTACAAGAGCAAATTGCTATGGCAAAATTATACTTGTACAAAGCGGTAGATATCGTTAACTCAAGAGGAAAAGAAGGAATTATTTCTTTTGCCGAAGGCGACGAACAACGTATGATGTTAATGGGATTAAAACGTTTCACAAAATATACAAACAATCCAAATGTTGTAGCCTTGAGAGAGGTTATTACATCAAAATTAGTTGCAGAAAACGAATACTGCTTCTAA
- a CDS encoding 3-hydroxyacyl-CoA dehydrogenase/enoyl-CoA hydratase family protein, with product MKRTIKKVAVIGSGIMGSGIACHFANIGVEVLLLDIVPRELTEAETKKGLTLESKVVRNRVVNEHLANSLKSKPSPIYSQKFASRITTGNTTDDMAKIANVDWIIEVVVERLDIKKLVFEQIEKFRKPGTLVTSNTSGIPIHFMSEGRSEDFQQHFCGTHFFNPARYLKLFEIIPGPKTSTEVLDFLNEYGSKFLGKTSVVAKDTPAFIGNRIGIYGIQSLFHLVKEMGLTIEEVDKLTGPVIGRPKSATFRTVDVVGLDTLVHVANGIYENCPTDEQHELFKLPDFITKMMENNWLGSKTGQGFYKKVDKDILTLDLDTLEYRAAKKANFATLELTKTIDKPINRFKVLVKGKDKAGEFYRKSFAGMFAYVSNRIPEISDELYKIDDAMKAGFGWENGPFEIWDAIGVANGIEIMKAEGLEPAAWVTEMLASGSESFYSVKEGATYFYNIPTKSQTKVPGQDSFIILNNIRESKKVWSNSGAIIQDLGDGILNLEFQSKMNTIGGDVLQAINKAIDLSEKEYQGLVIGNQAANFSVGANIGMIFMMAVEQEYDELNMAIKMFQDTMMRVRYSSIPVVVAPHGMTFGGGCEMSLHADKVVAAAETYMGLVEFGVGVLPGGGGSKEMALRASDLFRKNDVELNVLQEYFLTIAMAKVSTSGYEAFDTGLLQHGKDIIVVNKDRQIAEAKKHALLMAEAGYTQPIRRTDVKVLGKQALGMFLVGTDQMEAGKYISEHDKKIANKLAYVMAGGDLSEATLVSEQYLLDIEREAFLSLCTERKTLERIQYMLTKGKPLRN from the coding sequence ATGAAACGCACAATTAAAAAAGTTGCTGTAATTGGATCCGGAATTATGGGTTCAGGAATAGCTTGTCATTTTGCCAATATTGGTGTTGAAGTTTTATTACTTGACATCGTACCACGCGAGTTGACAGAAGCTGAAACTAAAAAAGGATTAACGCTTGAAAGTAAAGTTGTTCGCAACCGAGTGGTAAATGAGCACTTAGCGAATTCATTAAAATCGAAACCGTCTCCTATTTACAGTCAAAAATTCGCAAGCAGAATCACGACTGGAAATACTACTGATGATATGGCTAAAATTGCCAATGTTGACTGGATTATCGAGGTTGTTGTAGAGCGTTTGGATATTAAGAAACTGGTATTTGAGCAAATCGAGAAATTCCGTAAACCGGGAACTTTGGTTACTTCTAACACTTCTGGTATTCCAATTCATTTTATGAGCGAAGGAAGAAGCGAAGATTTTCAACAACACTTCTGCGGAACTCACTTTTTTAACCCTGCGCGTTACTTAAAATTATTTGAAATTATTCCTGGTCCAAAAACTTCAACTGAAGTATTGGATTTCTTAAACGAATACGGATCTAAATTCTTAGGAAAAACATCTGTTGTTGCTAAAGATACTCCGGCGTTTATTGGAAACAGAATTGGTATTTACGGAATCCAAAGTTTATTCCATTTGGTTAAAGAAATGGGATTAACGATTGAAGAAGTTGATAAATTAACTGGTCCCGTTATTGGTCGTCCAAAATCGGCTACTTTCCGTACCGTTGACGTTGTTGGTTTGGATACTTTGGTACACGTTGCCAACGGTATTTATGAAAACTGCCCAACAGACGAACAACACGAATTGTTTAAACTTCCTGATTTCATCACAAAAATGATGGAAAACAATTGGTTAGGAAGTAAAACAGGACAAGGTTTCTACAAAAAAGTAGACAAAGATATTCTTACTCTTGACTTAGATACTTTAGAATATCGTGCTGCTAAAAAAGCAAATTTTGCTACGCTTGAACTTACAAAAACTATCGATAAACCTATCAATCGTTTTAAAGTTCTGGTAAAAGGAAAAGACAAAGCCGGTGAATTTTACCGTAAAAGCTTTGCCGGAATGTTTGCTTATGTTTCTAACAGAATTCCTGAAATCTCAGACGAATTATATAAAATTGATGATGCGATGAAAGCCGGTTTTGGATGGGAAAATGGTCCATTCGAAATTTGGGACGCTATTGGGGTTGCAAACGGAATCGAAATCATGAAAGCAGAAGGTCTTGAACCAGCTGCATGGGTTACTGAAATGTTGGCTTCTGGAAGCGAAAGTTTCTATTCTGTAAAAGAAGGAGCGACATATTTCTATAACATTCCAACAAAATCACAAACTAAAGTTCCGGGACAAGATTCATTTATTATTCTGAACAACATTCGCGAAAGCAAAAAAGTTTGGAGCAATAGTGGTGCAATTATCCAGGATTTAGGAGACGGAATTTTGAATTTAGAATTCCAATCTAAAATGAATACAATTGGTGGCGATGTACTTCAGGCTATCAATAAAGCAATTGACTTATCTGAAAAAGAATATCAAGGTTTAGTTATTGGTAATCAGGCAGCAAATTTCTCTGTTGGGGCTAATATCGGAATGATTTTCATGATGGCTGTTGAGCAGGAATATGACGAATTGAACATGGCTATCAAAATGTTTCAGGACACAATGATGCGCGTTCGTTACTCTTCGATTCCAGTTGTGGTTGCGCCTCACGGAATGACTTTTGGTGGTGGATGCGAAATGAGCTTACATGCTGATAAAGTGGTTGCTGCTGCTGAAACTTATATGGGATTAGTTGAATTTGGTGTTGGTGTACTTCCTGGTGGTGGTGGATCTAAAGAAATGGCTTTAAGAGCGTCTGATTTATTCCGCAAAAATGATGTGGAATTGAATGTTCTTCAGGAGTATTTCTTAACAATCGCTATGGCAAAAGTATCTACTTCTGGTTATGAAGCTTTTGATACAGGACTTCTTCAACATGGTAAAGATATTATCGTAGTAAACAAAGATCGTCAGATTGCCGAAGCTAAAAAACATGCTTTGTTAATGGCAGAAGCTGGTTATACGCAACCAATCAGAAGAACTGATGTGAAAGTATTAGGGAAACAAGCTCTTGGAATGTTCTTAGTAGGGACGGATCAAATGGAAGCTGGAAAATATATTTCTGAGCACGACAAGAAAATCGCTAACAAACTTGCTTACGTAATGGCTGGTGGTGATTTATCTGAAGCAACTTTAGTATCTGAACAATATTTATTAGATATCGAACGTGAAGCTTTCCTGAGTTTATGTACAGAACGTAAGACTTTAGAGAGAATTCAATATATGTTAACTAAAGGAAAACCACTTAGAAATTAG
- a CDS encoding DUF4251 domain-containing protein, with product MKSRLAILVLLFSFFSFDGFAQEKTKKELKQERELQKQKETEALIDAKNFVFDAEKVSPQGGRMINLDYNTYSLKFNSENVICDLPFFGRAYNVGYGSDGGIKFEGKPEKISVENKGKKYIVKATVKDANDVYDLLFTIFYDGGTTLNVNSNNRAFISYDGRIRAPKESENKK from the coding sequence ATGAAAAGCAGGTTAGCCATTTTAGTATTGCTGTTTTCTTTTTTTAGTTTTGATGGTTTTGCTCAGGAAAAAACGAAAAAGGAATTAAAGCAGGAAAGAGAACTTCAAAAACAAAAAGAAACAGAAGCGCTTATTGATGCTAAAAATTTTGTTTTTGATGCCGAAAAAGTTTCCCCGCAAGGAGGCAGAATGATTAATCTGGATTATAATACTTATTCGTTAAAGTTTAATTCAGAGAATGTAATATGCGATTTACCTTTTTTCGGACGCGCCTATAATGTTGGTTACGGATCTGATGGGGGAATAAAATTTGAAGGAAAACCGGAGAAAATTTCAGTTGAAAATAAAGGAAAAAAATACATTGTTAAAGCAACCGTAAAAGACGCAAATGATGTATACGATCTTTTATTTACTATTTTTTATGATGGCGGAACGACATTGAATGTCAATAGTAACAACAGAGCGTTTATTTCTTACGATGGCAGAATCAGAGCTCCAAAAGAGAGCGAAAATAAAAAATAA
- a CDS encoding thiolase family protein, translated as MKTAYIVKAYRTAVGKAPKGVFRFKRPDELAAETIQFMMDELPDFDKKRIDDVMVGNAMPEAEQGLNVGRLISLMGLKVEDVPGVTVNRYCASGLETIGMATAKIQSGMADCIIAGGAESMSFIPMGGYKPTPDYKVAAAGHEDYYWGMGLTAEAVANQYKISREDQDEFAYNSHMKALKAQAEGKFDKQIVPITVEQTFINENGKKETKSYVVKQDEGPRAGTSVAALAGLRPVFAADGSVTAGNSSQMSDGAAFVLIMSEDMVKELNLEPIARLVNFASSGVEPRIMGIGPVKAIPKALKQAGLTLNDIELIELNEAFASQALAVTRELNINPEIVNVNGGAIALGHPLGCTGAKLSVQLFDEMKRRGNKYGIVSMCVGTGQGSAGIYEVL; from the coding sequence ATGAAAACAGCATATATAGTAAAAGCTTACCGTACTGCGGTAGGAAAAGCACCAAAAGGGGTTTTTAGATTTAAAAGACCTGATGAATTAGCTGCAGAAACCATTCAGTTTATGATGGATGAATTGCCTGATTTTGACAAAAAACGTATCGATGACGTAATGGTAGGAAATGCCATGCCGGAAGCTGAACAAGGACTTAACGTTGGACGTTTGATATCTCTTATGGGATTAAAAGTTGAAGATGTTCCTGGTGTAACGGTTAACCGTTATTGTGCATCCGGATTAGAAACTATCGGAATGGCAACTGCAAAAATCCAATCAGGAATGGCAGATTGTATCATCGCCGGTGGTGCAGAAAGTATGAGTTTTATTCCGATGGGAGGTTACAAACCAACTCCGGATTATAAAGTTGCTGCTGCAGGTCACGAAGATTACTATTGGGGAATGGGTTTAACTGCGGAAGCGGTTGCTAATCAATATAAAATTTCAAGAGAAGATCAGGATGAGTTTGCTTACAACTCTCACATGAAAGCCCTGAAAGCACAAGCGGAAGGTAAATTCGACAAACAAATCGTTCCGATTACTGTTGAACAGACTTTCATCAATGAAAATGGTAAAAAAGAAACTAAATCTTATGTTGTAAAACAAGACGAAGGTCCAAGAGCCGGAACTTCTGTTGCTGCATTAGCAGGTTTAAGACCAGTTTTTGCTGCTGACGGAAGCGTAACTGCAGGTAACTCTTCGCAAATGAGTGATGGTGCTGCTTTTGTTTTAATCATGAGCGAGGATATGGTAAAAGAATTAAACCTTGAACCAATTGCAAGACTTGTAAACTTTGCTTCTTCTGGTGTTGAACCAAGAATCATGGGTATTGGTCCGGTAAAAGCAATTCCGAAAGCATTGAAACAAGCAGGATTAACATTGAATGATATCGAGTTAATTGAATTAAACGAGGCTTTTGCTTCACAAGCTTTAGCAGTAACTCGCGAATTAAACATTAACCCGGAAATTGTGAACGTAAACGGTGGAGCAATCGCTTTAGGACACCCTCTGGGATGTACCGGAGCTAAACTTTCTGTTCAGTTATTTGACGAAATGAAACGCAGAGGTAATAAATACGGAATCGTTTCTATGTGTGTGGGAACTGGGCAGGGTTCTGCGGGGATTTACGAAGTTCTTTAA